The DNA segment aaacatttaacatctttataaagtgctttataGACTGTTACAGTAACAGTTATAGTAACGCTAATAACACAACTAAATATGGTCATATGCAACATTAATATAATGATGAACTCCCCTGATTCAGTCAGCATATTTTACAGTGGACactcaagattagtgtcaccaattcagtatctgactaaatgtgacactgaataatggccaggaaagtgtttttgcagaatattatggTGCTActgtgaagttgacctttgaccttttggatgtaaaatttcaatattttaccctatcagacatttgtgtaaaaatgttgtcataattagcatattaattcttgagttatggccaaaaacatattttctgagGTCatagtgactttgacctttgaactttgacgaacaaattcttatcagttcaacaattagtccaagtggatgtttgggCCAAATTcaaggaaactccctcaaggtaCTCTTGAGATATCCTGTAACGAGaaccaaatatatatatgtatatacagtaaatCCCATTTATACCATCATGGTGCCTCATTCTCACTAGAGCACCAAATTTGCATAAATCTACAACACTAAATAGTTACcaacaaatacacaatttaCTCCTATTTTAgtaaaatttgcaaaagaaCTACAGTGGATCCAGAAATTATATATgtacagctctttttttttttttttttagaggattAACATCTTGAGTAGGCGTGAATAGACTTAGGGTTGAGTCGCACAGGTTGAGTAGGAAAGCTGATAATATTGATATACAccacattgttggttttggtctttatatcggatttcttgcaaattaagttatttataGACTCGTGCTAGCTGTATACTTAAGAACACCCAcccaaatgtgcacacaaacacacaaataggatatttcaaaattaaaaaaaatatagaaggtACTGACAGTCAGAGGCCTGTTCACAGATGAAACCAATGCGGTCAGTGCAGTAGAAATCATTCCAGTTGGCATTATGGATGAGGCCAGCACAGTCCTCGCCATCTTCATGACCATGGGTCCAGTTATCAGGCTGGCCAGGCTTCCACTTCCTGATAGCAATGACATGAACAgtatattttaaagtttaagcATCATACCAAGGTGTTGGTTAAATTTACAGAATCATGTTGTTTTGAACAGAATGAAACAAAGGATTTTCAGAAATCACTTAAACTACTAATAGGTCCCATATAACGCTCATTTTCAGctttatacttgtattttgggtttctactgaaacatgtttacattctttaatgttcaaaaaacacttattttcctcatattatCGGCCCAAATATACCTCTactcactgtctgtctgaaaCGCTTcattttagcacctgtctctttaatcCCCCACACACAAAGAGTCTTACACATCTGcactctctgtgtctctgcactgTCGTTACAGCCGGGGAGTGACAGTAATGGTCCTGTAGCGGCACTTTTGACCATTTATAGCATaattgtgacatcacaacttcatgGAAGTTCTGACGGCTTGTTTAAAGTTGCACTTTCTGAATAtggacagtgtgtgtttctctgtggattgagcattttgatgcttttacaGTGATTATACAACACCTATACCTCCtctgtaataaaaaatacattaaaatctgactttttccAAGATGGGACCCTtaataacagataaaaaaaaaaaaaagtcagtttttctCACGTGAAAACAGGCAGGGTTCCATCCACCCATTTCCAGACATTTTCCTCCTCCCTGTCAGTTAGGCCCAGCCAGAAATATCCTTTTCCTGCAATTGCAGTTCTCACAAATTGCTAtggataaaataacaaaaaaaatcagattttaagtcattttataaCATAGTTTAATTCTTTAAAGTCAGTGAatttatttaaagggacagcttggatttttaaagtggggttgtatgaggtactcaTCCATAGTAACTGAGAACTGATCTCCTGCTGCCTCAACAAGttatttagtttgtgttattgtgtgacttaagtgaatctgaactaacctttttaaaaccaaagttacacaataacacaaactgactAACTGATCCAGACAGTGGTAGCCCaccagctcctgtgttcagtgaggtaaaatcaCTGGTTTTCTCAATGGAGCCTGACTTTGAAGAGAGGGATCTGATGGTTTTATTTGATGGAAATCACTTTCTGAGATTacaggtaaagcagtgaaaatattttaaataaaccgtacacttaaactgatattgttttttgtttttctggtggctaaaatacatttagcTGCTGTCCCCTTCACAGCTGAACATTACTTAGCTTCCATGTCTGACATTACTGTACATAATATATTGTCTATGGAAAGGAACTCCGTACAACCTCACTTTAAAAACGCAACTGTCCCTTCAAGTAACTTGGAGGGTCTAATTTAATTTACCTGTTCCTCATTGTTGGTTATAATGAGCATTTGAGATGAAATGTTGGCACAAAACTGGGAGGCCTCATCAAAGTTGAGCCTCTGAGAACCAGAGGAGAAGTAATAGCAgttgttttcaaattttgtgAACTCAGGTGGGCAACCTGAAATGATCATAAACAGAATATTACAGTAAACAATGTAAGTAAAAGcacacttaaccctttaaaccctttTTGTATAACacagggaaaaaagcaatgtccaacttggcaagaaatggccaaaaatttgtaaaagtgggtaaaatgtgataaaaaaataattttaaaaattgtttgaaaatgaGGGAGGgattaatttcaaaaaatatcaaaaaaagacaggaaaaaatgtcccatgaagttttatttattataattaatcGTAATGTAAaattaggtaattttcttgtagcctgtttttgttttcacattttttttgctaattttttggccatgtcttgttaagttgcttgttgccttttcctgtgtttttaaaagaaatcaaaccaattttctcagttctCAAAGAGTTAATGGGCCACAAATCTATTTCCGACTCTCATGTAATCATTTAACTTACCAGGTGCTGCAGTAGTGGCGACAGGGGACTGGATCTGCTGGGACACGGAGCCTTGTGGTTCCTCTGCTGGTTTGGGAGGTTGAGCTGGTTTGGGGGGTTGAGCTGGTTTGGGGGGTTGAGCTGGTTTGGGGGGCTGAGGTGGTTTAGGGGGTTGAGCTGGTTTGGGAGGTTGAGGTGGTCTGGGGGTTGCAGGGACCTTAGCGGGCTGAGGAGTGGGCTTAGGGGGCCTTGAAACTGGAGGTACGGGCGCAGGTATCCCTGGAAGCCCTGGAGGACCTGGAGGGCCGATGGGTCCAACAGGCCCGCGAGTCCCCTCGACCCCTGCAggtcctgctgctcctctgggCCCCTGTGGCCCTTGTGGTCCTGGCAACCCTGACAGTCCGTCTCTACCTGGAATCCCCAGAGCTCCAGGGTCACCTTTTTCACCAGGAGTTCCAGGTCGACCTCCAGACCCTCTTGACCCTTTAGCCCCTGGAAGACCTCGAGCCCCAGGTGCCCCCTTCGGGCCCGGAATACCTGGTATTCCAGGAGCACCTTTGTCCCCTTTAGGTCCCACCAAGCCCGGCATCCCTTTGTCTCCTTTGTCACCCTTTTGTCCTGCCGCACCCACCGGCCCCGTGGGACCCTTCTCACCTCTGGGGCCCCTTGGACCTGGTGGACCTGAGACACAATTAAAAGCAGATGAGAGCATCAAACATCATGTGCTGTTACTCATGAGGCcttaagaaagaaaacattttttttcttgtactaacggtttaaaaaaatatataaatattatttaaatactaTTTTGCCGATAATACAGTGTACTAGAGGGCGGACAGAGATATTCTCCTGGCTGTGGTCAAAGGTTACAAATCTCCCTTTTAATCTAAATCCTTTCATTGCTTTGGACCAACCAGATGACCTGAGATACTctgaatattacattttaaaaacacttgtAAAACATTGTTATTAATAGAAATGGAAGGCAGAGAGATTATAAATGTCATTTTGGTACAGTTGGACATGTGTTGTGCATATGTTGACataattaaaggtccagtatgtaggatttagggggatatgtggacagaaatttaatataatgtaaaagtatgttttctttaatgcataataacctgaaaataaaaatcattgtgttttcctCATAATGAGCCATTCATAGCTCcgtcttttgtgttttcacatcgACCACCATCGTTAGCAGCCCATTTGTGATGACGGGTCAGAAAACCAGAttgtttttaacatgaaacagctttttttcatttgttttttaccaatttggctctgttttggagaggaggaggagacctctgtggaagTTTGACTCCCATAAGAGCGTCTGGATTGCAGGTTACCAGAGCAAAAATGTGAGCACACGGTAGCAAGTGCTGGGCTGTTTGGTTCGTCTACATGTCAAACAGtttgaagaaacactgatttgcaatgtgaaactactttactcagtgttttttaccagtttaaattgtttgttttggagaggaggacagcACTGCTGACAATTCAGCTCCTGATAGAAACATCCAGGATCAGAAATAAGGTGAGCACATGTCAAACAGAGTAGGAGAGACTCTGATTTGTGATTTCTGTGGAACTCCTTTATGCAGCatttttactagtttaaatCCATTTGTCTTGGAAAGGAGgggacctctgcagataatttgactcatgttaaaaaaaaaaaccctgaatgtctggattagaaaaaaaggtgagcacacattagacGGCCCAACGTTGTCggagaaacacagatttgtaaagggaaactactttattcagtgtttttactggtttgttTAACTCGGTCCATTTGTttaggagaggaagagacctctgaagataattcggctcccagtaaTAACCTTTTGAACATCTGGATtctaagttatcagagaaaaaaagtgagcacacattagcatgtgCTGGGCTACTGACCCGTCTCCATAATGCCAAACGTcgtcagagaaacactgatttgcaaTGTGAAAGTacttaatttattgtttttgaacaGGTTTTAATCACCTATTTGTTTAGGAACGGAAGAGACCTTTGTGGATCAttctgtaaaaacctcctgaacaatgacaCTAATATATGTCAAATAAATTCATCATTATTCTTACCCTGCATGATGGTGAAGTTGGTGATGAGCTGTGAGTGCTTGGAGTCCACCAGCTTCATCTCCTCCATCACCATGGAGAGGTTGTTGACCTCTCTGTCCAATCTGGCCGCCAGCTCGTCCTGCTGCGTGCGCAGCTCTTTGCTATCTGTGCTAGCCTCCGTCACACTGCTATTCAGCCCCACTAACAGGTCTGTGTGTCGCATCACTGTCTCAGCACAAAACCTCAGGCCGTTAAGATCGGAGCTGATGGCGCCTAGGAGCTGTGTGGTGAAGCTCACGTTTCCGTTCACACGGTCCATGTCGTTCTCTTGTTTGTCTAATCGTGCTTCCATCTCATCAAACTTAGATGAGGTGGCGTTATCGTGGTCTCTCTGGTGGTCCATCAGTTCATGCAGGTTCTGGCCGCGCTCCTCACTGAGAGCTGAGGTGTTCTGGATCTGGCTGGCTAGCGTGCTGAGCTGAGCCCCCAAATCATCCAGAGCTTCTCCATTGGAGCGAGCCAGGGCTGAATTATTGGCTGCCAAAACCTGGAGGttctgtactttttcttttagccACTCTGTGTCAGAGCGGGTCTGCCTGGCTGTCTGCTGCAGACCCTGATAGTCATTCTTCAGTTTCTGCACCGCCTGGCCTGCGTCCTCCACCGTCTTCTGCAGCGTGCTGAGCAGATTCCGCTGTTGGGACTGTGTGATGTTTAGTGCGCTGATATTAACCTGAGTCTGGCTCTGCACTTTGACCTGGCCCTGTATCTCTGACTGGAGCCATGCAGTGTCTGTCTGGAGGTTGTCAATCATGCGGCTGTAGGAGGCCAAGGTCTGGTTGACCCCGCGCAGTGAGGCCTCGTTGCTCTGCAAAACACTCTGCAGGGAGACGTGGCCATTCTGCATGTCATCTCCAGTGATCTGAAGCTCATCCAGCACATCCCTGTTTCTGGTCGCCCTGAGGGCAATATCAGTCAGCTGGTTCTGCAAAGCCTCCAGATCTGACTTGAACGTTTTGATGTCACTTGTGGTATTAACCGATTTCTCTCCTGCCTGATCATCTAAAGTGGTGAAACACAAATTTATCAGTTAatagaaaatgtttgtgttctcagctgatgtaGGTAAAAACTGTATATATACTAAACAGCATATTTTTCAAAGGCTTAAGTTAAAGATCTTCGACTTCTTTCATGCACTCATTAGATATATTTCTGTTAGGAATACATGGTACTGGATTTTCTGGCTGATAACTAATACCAATATTGACATATCTGCTTTTTCCCAACCTAATTTTAATGATCGTCTCTGctgtggaattaacatcatattatgcatacgcttactgtgatggcccaccagcagatggagacataaaatacaatgctttacaatgtatgtgacattcattcattgtgcaaaataagaaaaatacttcaacttatgactgatgttttgtacatgttcactttatCAATAAAGGAAAGAAATATTGGTTTGTGATATTATTGgctgatttctgctgaaatttcattttaaagccaatatctgccaatactgagccaatattattattattattactttaaccTTGAACAATAGAAGCAAAACCATAAGCGTTGTGTTTAAACagtttctatctatctatctatctatctatctatctatctatctatctatctatctatatcttaTCTTGTGCCAATGAGACTTACCTAGTTTCTTTAAGTCGGTCTCCACAGCATTGATCTTGCCTCCATAATTCTGCATGCCCTCTGTGACATTGTCCATTTTCTGGACCACTGACAATAGATGAAAGAGACAGTGTAAATAGATATGTACAGTAGATACACTTAcagggaaaaagcaaaaaaattaaatagacaATATTGTGATGCAATATTTTCTCTCACTGTTTGGCGAGAGGAAACTTTCACAGATACTGATGCAGGAATTGCATTCCCTGTGAAATATGACCTTCTATTGGCTATAAAGGATCTATGAGGTAGATAAGTATAAGAATGTTTACTTATGATCACTTACATTTTGCTGATACTACTTACACGCTTTCACTTTagaaagtttttaaatgcaatacTTTTACTGGAGAACGAGTAATTTTACGTGGCAATGCTTCTTTTGCTTAAGTAAAGAATCTGAATGTCTCTTCCACCACTCATAAATACCTATAAATCCTGTGAAACTTATGTGTAAACAGAGAATTTACTCAGACAAGCTGATAGTGAAcagcagagggtgctgctgcaTTCATTCCCCTCCACTGAATAACTGCAAACAGCAATTCTGAACACAGGATGTTGAACAGATTTAAGAGTTCccgatttttttttgtaacctgGCAACTCCACATCTGTTGATCGATACAAATCTCGATTTTTCAGAGCACATTCACAAATTCCACTTCAGTATAAACAatgtcaaacacatgatgaatACCACACTAGCACACTCTGGTcccgctctctccctctctcctccgcACATCTGCAACAAAGAgtccatctcctctcctctgccgtTTGTTTTTCTGTCGGTACGTGGGCGTCTAAAAACTGCCCTGGAAAACATCCTTAGCTTTCCCCTGTTATCATTCCAGAAGTGACAAAAACACGAAACAATAACAGGCACTtgggacaaaaacacacaggaccAGTTTCAAAGAGCGGTTGGTCAACTGCTGAGAGTATGCAGCTTGAGTCTCACCTCGTTCTCTCTCCtctaaaatgtctttatcttGTTGAGTATTGAGAAAAGCTGTATCTGCCTTGTTTATTTCCAATATTCATTCTATATTGCTATATTACTGCAACACTTAACAGTGACAGCAATGCCTGCCACACTATCTTTCTCCCTGATGTCAGCATACCTTCTTATTCCTCTCTCTTAATCTTTCCATCCCCCACAGTCCTGTATTGGAAAAGCATTATGAGTTATATAAGGTTGCTACATCGAGTAAGGCTCATTGGCTGCCTATTGTGAAATTATGAGCCATACTTAGCTATCCAACAAGAGGCCACACAGATTAATGCTGATCAATGCTGCAGGAGCACACACTTAGTGACAAAGCAGGTTGCACATACAGTACcttaacatttaacaaattGCGTCATTTGGGGGTCCAAGATTAAGAATTAGTGCAGAAAACTGTTTATGTTGGCTGGTTAACAACAGTATGTGGTGTTTTAATGGTatagaaaagaggaaaacaacacAGATCTTGGCCTTCTCTTGCTTCTTGCAAACTATGTTGGACACTTACACCCATTTGTTAGTCAACCTGCGGTTCATGAGACAACAAATTGCTACCAAGCCATAAAATCTCCTCTGGGCTGTTAAGCCAGGGTAGTCGCTGCGTGGTCATCTGGTAGACATTAAACCCAAACCACCAAAATCACATGGGCTCCATGCAAACCCAAAGCTGGAAACCCAAAACAATCCTGACAGCACTCACTGGTCACGTCTCAGATTTAGATCTTAACTtctatttcaaataaaataattgaataaaatcCATGTTTTAGCAGGTTAGGATGCCTGTGGAGGAGGTAGGACTTCAGTTCTTTTGCTCAGAGATGTTTTGACAGGTTTTCTATGATTGATTGGGGCCACAAATGTGTAAGGCTGAACAATACATAAAAGTGCACTCCATATCGAAGGCGTTTGAGATATCTGGTATTCCCTTCTGTTTCTATTTAACATTATCGCCCTGGTTCAAACAGGGAGAAACAGCTGAAATGGGCTGCAGTAAGGACAATGTTGCACAAACAACTATGTTTCTAATCTCAAACTCTGGCCAGTGTCCGAAAGATATCATTTCAGTGGAGGTTAAACAATGAAATCTGTCAAGGTCTCTTCAAATGGTAAATCTTACTCTTACTGAACTCTGACTTGGTTGGACTTAGCTTTGCATTCGATTGCAATGACACAACATTTTGACTCTCATCAAAcctcagagagaaagacaaagccAGAGGGACTGCACATGGACATGAAGGACATGAAGGGATAATCTtctaaaatctaaattttatttataaattcatTTGGAGACTACAAATAAGAACATCAACAGTTGAACTGATTCTTTTCCCAGTTGACCCTTTGAAGTTGGTTGATTCGATTGATGCtaaacaactttttttacaatcaaaaaacacaaaataacaagcCTAAAAGTCTGCAACCATGCTAGCAACTCTTAAAGCTGAACTTAAGCAAGTTCTGCTTTGAGATCAATGCTAATGTCagtatgttagcatgctaaacaTGCTTACAATGACAATGTTAACAGGATGACTTTAACAGAATATGTCTGCTATGGTCACAATCTCAGTTTAGCATGCTAGCTAACATGCAAACAAATGCTACTTTCTACTGCAAGCTTATGCCCTCCACCCAATTTACTGGACAGATTAAAGATTTTGACTTGATTAAGGGGCTATCAGCCCAGTTACCAAAAGAAAACGTTCACATTCacgtacgtttctgcaaaccacaaacatgttacatttgcatgtttcgtGATGTCAAATATAAGTTGACCTTGCCATTGGGAGGTCGGGAGGTTGTGTGTCACTGAGGAGAGACGCCtgctaagctgcagaccactgaagACTAATGTTTAATaccaaatacaaacaaaaccacattttaGCGACCCTTTGAAGCATTTCTCAGTGACATTTGCCACCAAACATGGGCGAAACAAAAtgtgatcttttccaaaccataaccaagtgtctAACCTCATGTTAACCAAAGCATTGTTGTGAAACAtaagtttcaatgtatctgctacaAAAGAATGTacaatgtatctgtggtttgtagaaatgttcattgcaaatgtttttcctGGCTATTGGGATGTTgctataaatataattataaaagaTCAGGAAATCACCAACGTCAGTAGGATATCCTCTGGAAACCAAAATAAGGCAATCTGTTCAATATTTGGCTAAAAACAACGGAAGATTTGTCTAAAATAAGATAACTAATAACTGATTGATGGCTTAAACCTAGACAATTTAagattttctgacttttcagGAACCTTTGGATACTAGCAGTAGGCAGTGGTATAGTGGTACTGGATGAGGTGGTTATATTACTGGGCAGATAGGTTTTAAAGAAAGTGGATCTGTGAAAGTGAATCCAGAGGCTGTGGGCTTAAAAAcccagtttttttctttgctgaatGTAAGACTAAATGTTCTAGGATTTGTGTCATGTGACCACAGCTTTAAAATCTGTACTATGAAGGTCAAGGACTGcagcagaaacatgaaaaactcAACTACTGTGCAAAAGGCAATTTATTCGAGTGCAGTTTTGACTTACCTTTGTACCCAAGGACAGCCACTGCTATAGTGAGCAGGGCACAGAGCACATAGAGCAGTGCGATAGCCGCCCTCAGTGCCCAGTCATTTTTACACTTGGTGCACTCTGTACCCTCCTGAATACCTGCAACACACAACAGACTTTGTGTCATGAATCAGGGCAGAGTATACAGTAAGTCTGCCTCATCTTAGTAACAGAGGTAGTACAAACAAACAGTAGTAACTCAAATATTGTGCAACTGGAGCGAgaagttaataaaaatacaccaaaagtTTTCATTCAAAATCTAAATCACATGGggtattttttccatttcataaCTAAGTTTAGTACTGCGTGTCTAAAGTGGGACACACTGTGCCTTTCTTCAGCCAAGTATCAATTGAAAACATTTGCTGTCATGCGTAAGACTCAGaaccaaactttaaaaacactgcacatgTGTTCGCCATAcgacagagaaacaaaacactaCCATTTCACTTTCTGTGTCATTCCTCGCTGCCATCCAACCTAAAGCCGCGGTGCAGTGAAATTTTTGGTCATTCATAGCACAGATGTTCACAAGTCTTAACACTATGTCCTGAAAACCACCAACACCACGTGATACAATGCTGAACATTATAATATAGGCAGGATGTTTACTTGACTTCATTAGAACTGACCATGAAGCCTCTAGCAAGAAGAGAGAGGGCAGCTGGTTTGTACTCACAACAGGCAATAAAGATCTTTCAGTAGATGGAAGTaacttaaaatctgattttctgGGAAGAGAGAGCACTGGTAACGCTATGAGAGAGGAAggatataaaataaatagcctGAGCAAAGGCACAAAGgttaaaaatacactttcatTGTCATGATATTAAACTTCTCTTAATATTTAGGGTAATTAAAATGTGATGTATCAGTGCAACATGGTTATTACTTTCTCTCTGTCAATCATGACATTGTATCTTAAAATGGGGCAGCACTGCTAAAAATAGGATGTCAGACAATCGTAAATTTGGGAAATAATTAACAACTAAAGCAAGaacttcaaataaaaagttGGTCTTTCgccctgtttacacctggcaTTAGAATATGTTTACACATGCATCTTGAGTGACCACTTGAGATCAGATGTCACTTTCCTGCtctaaattcaaataaatatatgattatttccatttgcaaagacaaaatacaatattgtttttaaccagcagggggcagcaactaaaaaaaatcctatgtCTAGTCtgccaaaaattaaaagataagataaaagaaGGAGGGCACTTCCTGTGATGGAGAAGAAAATGTATATGTTTGCAGTTtgctgaggtttcttccatttttcccCCTGTACTTGGGTTTtcttgggggagtttttcctttgtcgatgtgagggtctaaggacagggATATTGTattctgaggcaaattgtgatttttgctaatttacttttaataaataaaactgaactgaattaaactgaacACAGGGCATGAACAGTGCTCTCCAGCTGAGTAGGCGGCCCTTCAGTGTGGCCCTTAGTGTACACACTTCTGACAGAATGTGGCCATATGCAGCTTAGACAACATCTGAATGTGATCTGAGCGACGGGATCTGAGGATGCATTGAAGATGCATTAGGTGCATTTTTGTCCGTACTTGGAACTGACAACTTATcatccacaaaacacatttcaatacCTGGTGTAAACTGGGCGTTATTCTTCTCTTGGCTAATCTGGCAGTTTGATTACGAACTGTCTGATCATCTGACTGCTTGTGTTTCGTTGTGCTGTTTTTAGGGTGGAATTCAAGTTGGACTTCTGatcatttccatgattttaccattttgcatcactttcaaattcaaaacatgttCCTTGGAGTTCAGGTAGGTCGTTTGTTTCCGCAGGGGAAACTTAAAGAATTCTCCAACTTGTATCTTCATATAACTTCTCCCCCTAAGAGTTTCAGAGGCCTttctctgtccctttaagtcaTGTCACCCGTGATGGGAGCAAATGTGTAGCCACAAGAGACTCCATCCTTCCCAGTCAGGGGTGAGCCAGGACCACCAGAAGGGTACTGGGATTTGGCCTCTCGGCTTTGGACCCACACATCTGTGCAAACATCTCGTCTGACCACCTCAAAGGGGCCCAGCCGTGGACCCAGACATGGATATGCAGGCCACTGTTGTCCTTATGTGTGCTGAGAGCCTCATGTTGGGATCCAGCACAGAGAGCTTCATCAGAGAACCCCCCCCCACTGGTCCTGACCACATGCTGCTTAAAGGACAACATCACACCATGTAAACAAGCAGCCGACCGTCTGCAGGTCCTGCGTCAAGGGCAAAGCGGGGGTGGTATTTCTGTGTTCATTGGCGTTCGAAAATGGTGGCAGTATCATTCGACGCTTTCAGGGTCACTGAATTTCAAATACTTTCTCACAGGTTTAATCAAGATTTTTAAATTCTACATGCTTTAATAATTAACTTTTCTAACACTAATAACATATAAAAGCAAATTCTTCTTGGTACAATGCCCTAACAAGAAGAGCAAAACTATATTAGTTGAGTACTTTCTAAGACAGGGTTTAAAGGTTGCATCACATAAAGGAAGACCTAACAATCAATGTACTTAAAAACTGTTCTTAATGAGGGGGCAGCAATGGAAAGTGCTCGATCATCTTTGGATTCTGACTTCCAACATGGATCTTAAAGCTATTTGCAAATCATGAGGCATGTCTATGACGGTAAAATTAAAGTTCACACCATCACATACTTGGCTGTAGAACCTGGCTGCAAAAATGTACTAAACCAGACTGTCATGTTCTCACAAAAATGATGCTTCCACTGAACTAACATGGAAATTCACTCTGGGCAGAACAGACAGTAGCTCCTTCCAGGGTCGCAACATTTTCCCACCACATGtcactgcagtgttttctgttCCTCTCTGAGGGCTTTTGTATGAGCAACGATTCTGTCAGCAATGTGGCACACAGTAATGATGAAAAGCAAATCAA comes from the Plectropomus leopardus isolate mb chromosome 12, YSFRI_Pleo_2.0, whole genome shotgun sequence genome and includes:
- the LOC121951142 gene encoding collectin-12-like; protein product: MKDDFADEEEVQSFGYKRFGIQEGTECTKCKNDWALRAAIALLYVLCALLTIAVAVLGYKVVQKMDNVTEGMQNYGGKINAVETDLKKLDDQAGEKSVNTTSDIKTFKSDLEALQNQLTDIALRATRNRDVLDELQITGDDMQNGHVSLQSVLQSNEASLRGVNQTLASYSRMIDNLQTDTAWLQSEIQGQVKVQSQTQVNISALNITQSQQRNLLSTLQKTVEDAGQAVQKLKNDYQGLQQTARQTRSDTEWLKEKVQNLQVLAANNSALARSNGEALDDLGAQLSTLASQIQNTSALSEERGQNLHELMDHQRDHDNATSSKFDEMEARLDKQENDMDRVNGNVSFTTQLLGAISSDLNGLRFCAETVMRHTDLLVGLNSSVTEASTDSKELRTQQDELAARLDREVNNLSMVMEEMKLVDSKHSQLITNFTIMQGPPGPRGPRGEKGPTGPVGAAGQKGDKGDKGMPGLVGPKGDKGAPGIPGIPGPKGAPGARGLPGAKGSRGSGGRPGTPGEKGDPGALGIPGRDGLSGLPGPQGPQGPRGAAGPAGVEGTRGPVGPIGPPGPPGLPGIPAPVPPVSRPPKPTPQPAKVPATPRPPQPPKPAQPPKPPQPPKPAQPPKPAQPPKPAQPPKPAEEPQGSVSQQIQSPVATTAAPGCPPEFTKFENNCYYFSSGSQRLNFDEASQFCANISSQMLIITNNEEQQFVRTAIAGKGYFWLGLTDREEENVWKWVDGTLPVFTKWKPGQPDNWTHGHEDGEDCAGLIHNANWNDFYCTDRIAMPLFATNPFDQDVEKATSEMNTAEDWGLILDICDKIGQSRTGPKECLRSIMRRVNHKDPHVAMQALTLLGACVSNCGKIFHLEVCSREFASEVSNVLNKGHPKVCEKLKALMVEWAEDFRNDPQLSLISAMIKNLREQGVTFPAVGSQAAEQAKASPALVAKDPSTSTNKKEEEDLAKAIELSLKEQRQQPQTTLSSLYPNTSSLLSSHKSDGRKVRAIYDFEAAEDNELTFKSGEIITILDDSDPNWWKGETYQGVGLFPSNFVTADLTAEPEMMKTEKKTVQFSEDIQVETIEPEQEPVYIDEDKMDQLLQMIQSADPTDNQSDSVELLQLEGACNQMGPLIDQKLEDIDRKHSELSELNVKVMEALSLYAKLMNEDPVYAMYAKLQSQQYYMQQPANAAQQVYPGQPASGSYAMSGTAVQGYTVPMEQLPAGTPIPGQPAPSDVHMYMGQPPVYTAAPGSMAPADLQSYQNPATAPGTNPASMTQTPNYSSTPSGQSIAPSSDASQVPYSEKALL